A window from Nomascus leucogenys isolate Asia chromosome 24, Asia_NLE_v1, whole genome shotgun sequence encodes these proteins:
- the VWA5B1 gene encoding von Willebrand factor A domain-containing protein 5B1 isoform X1 — protein MPGLLNWITGAALPLTASDVTSCVSGYALGLTASLTYGNLEAQPFQGLFVYPLDECTTVIGFEAVIADRVVTVQIKDKAKLESGHFDASHVRSPTVTGNILQEGVSIAPHSCTPGKVTLDEDLERILFVANLGTIAPMENVAIFISTSSELPTLPSGAVRVLLPAVCAPTVPQFCTKSTGTSNQQAQGKDRPFSSKDSAWNKLCLATLLNTDVSNPMEYEFNFQLEIRGPCLLAGVESPTHEIRADAAPSASSAKSIIITLANKHTFDRPVEILIHPSEPHMPHVLIEKGDMTLGEFDQHLKGRTDFIKGMKKNGSAERKTEIIRKRLHKDIPHHSVIMLNFCPDLQSVQPCLRKAHGEFIFLIDRSSSMSGISMHRVKDAMLVALKSLMPACLFNIIGFGSTFKSLFPSSQTYSEESLAMACDDIQRMKADMGGTNILSPLKWVIRQPVHRGHPRLLFLITDGAVNNTGKVLELVRNHAFSTRCYSFGIGPNVCHRLVKGLASVSKGSAEFLMEGERLQPKMVKSLKKAMAPVLSDVTVEWIFPETTEVLVSPISASSLFPGERLVGYGIVCDASLHISNPRSDKRRRYSMLHSQESGSSVFYHSQDEGPGPEGGDCAKNSGAPFILGPAKNARLVSGESTTKHDLNLSQRRRAYSTNQITNHKPLPRTTTASDPMPAAKRYPLRKARLQDLTNQTSLDAQRWQIDLQPLLNSGQDLNQGPKHRGPGARRPSLLPQVCQPFLPWGQETQAWSPVRERTSDSRSPGDLEPSHHPSAFETETSSYWEPSAESQERTSPSRPATPGPVLGKALVKGLHDSQRLQWEVSFELGPPGPKRGGARDADLWSETFHHLAARAIIRDFEQLAEREGEIEQGSNRRYQVSALHTSKACNIISKYTAFVPVDVSKSRYLPTVVEYPNSGAAPRMLSSRALAQQWRGTSSGFGRPQTMLGEDSAPGNDMEASPTALFSEPMFPSREKHGASEGPLRSPATNTLSSMKASENLFGSRLNLNKSRLLTRAAKGFLSKPLIKAMESTSGNQNFDYVPLVSLQLASGAFLLNQAFCEATHIPMEKLKWTSPFTCHRVSLTTRPSESKTPSPQLCTSSPPRHPSCDSFSLEPLAKGKLGLEPRAVVEHTGKLWATVVGLAWLEHSSASYFTEWELVAAKANSWLEQQEVPEGRTQGTLKAAARQLFVLLRHWDENLEFNMLCYNPNYV, from the exons GGAACATTCTGCAAGAGGGGGTTTCCATCGCCCCTCATTCCTGCACACCGGGAAAGGTGACCTTGGACGAGGATTTGGAGCGGATCCTGTTCGTGGCCAACCTGGGGACCATTGCCCCCATGGAGAATGTCGCCATCTTCATCAGCACCTCCTCGGAGCTCCCGACGCTGCCCAGCGGGGCTGTGAGGGTCCTTCTGCCGGCTGTCTGTGCCCCAACTGTGCCCCAGTTCTGCACCAAGAGCACTGGCACCTCCAACCAACAGGCCCAGGG CAAAGACAGGCCCTTTTCCAGCAAAGACAGTGCCTGGAATAAGTTGTGCCTGGCAACTCTCCTGAACACCGACGTGTCCAACCCCATGGAGTATGAGTTCAACTTCCAGCTGGAGATCCGTGGGCCATGTCTGCTCGCAG GGGTAGAGAGTCCCACACATGAGATTCGTGCCGACGCCGCCCCATCTGCCAGCTCAGCCAAAAGCATCATCATCACCTTGGCCAACAAGCACACCTTTGACCGGCCTGTGGAGATCCTCATCCACCCCAGCG AGCCCCATATGCCCCATGTCCTGATAGAGAAAGGGGACATGACGCTGGGAGAGTTTGACCAGCACTTGAAGGGAAGAACAGATTTCATTAAAGGGATGAAGAAGAACGGCAGTGCAGAGCGGAAG ACAGAAATCATTCGAAAACGCCTCCACAAAGACATTCCCCACCACTCCGTCATCATGCTCAACTTCTGTCCCGACCTCCAGTCAGTCCAGCCGTGCCTGAGAAAGGCCCACGGGGAGTTCATCTTCCTCATTGACAGGAGCAGCAGCATGAGCGGGATCAGCATGCACCGAGTCAAG GATGCCATGTTGGTGGCCCTTAAGAGCCTCATGCCAGCCTGCCTCTTCAATATCATTGGGTTTGGATCCACATTTAAGAGCCTTTTTCCTTCCAGCCAGACCTACAGTGAG GAGAGCTTGGCCATGGCTTGTGATGACATCCAGAGAATGAAGGCCGACATGGGTGGGACCAACATCCTTTCCCCTCTCAAGTGGGTCATCAGGCAGCCAGTGCACCGAGGCCACCCGCGGCTCCTCTTCCTGATCACAGATGGCGCTGTCAACAACACGGGGAAGGTGCTGGAGCTGGTGCGAAATCACGCCTTCTCCACCAG gtGCTATAGCTTTGGAATTGGACCCAACGTCTGCCACAGACTGGTGAAAGGGCTGGCATCTGTGTCCAAGGGCAGTGCTGAGTTCCTGATGGAGGGGGAGCGGCTGCAACCCAAG ATGGTCAAATCCTTGAAGAAGGCTATGGCCCCAGTCCTGAGCGATGTGACTGTGGAGTGGATCTTCCCTGAGACCACTGAGGTCCTGGTCTCACCCATCAGTGCCAGCTCCCTCTTTCCTGGAGAACGGCTGGTAGGGTATGGCATTGTATGTGATGCTTCTTTGCACATCTCCAATCCCAGATCT GACAAGAGGCGCCGGTACAGCATGCTGCACTCTCAGGAGTCTGGCAGCTCTGTCTTCTACCACTCTCAGGACGAGGGACCCGGACCGGAAGGTGGAGACTGTGCCAAGAACTCGGGGGCACCCTTCATCCTAGGGCCGGCCAAAAATGCCCGGCTAGTCAGCGGAGAATCCACCACCAAGCACG ATCTGAACCTCTCTCAGCGACGGAGGGCATACAGCACCAACCAGATCACCAATCACAAGCCCCTCCCAAGAACCACCACAGCAAGTGACCCCATGCCAGCTGCCAAGAGATACCCACTGCGGAAAGCCAGGCTGCAGGACCTCACTAACCAGACCAGTCTGGATGCCCAGCGGTGGCAGATTGATTTGCAG CCCTTGCTGAACAGTGGTCAGGACCTGAACCAGGGCCCCAAACACCGTGGCCCAGGGGCCCGAAGGCCCTCTCTGCTGCCCCAAGTCTGCCAGCCCTTCCTGCCCTGGGGCCAGGAGACCCAGGCCTGGAGCCCTGTGAGAGAGCGGACTTCTGACAGCCGAAGCCCCGGAGATCTGG AGCCGTCCCACCACCCCTCTGCCTTCGAGACAGAGACGTCCTCGTACTGGGAGCCCTCAGCCGAGTCCCAGGAGCGAACCAGTCCCAGCAGGCCCGCCACCCCGGGCCCGGTGCTGGGCAAGGCCCTGGTCAAAGGCCTGCACGACAGCCAACGCCTGCAGTGGGAGGTGAGCTTCGAGCTGGGGCCCCCTGGACCGAAGCGGGGCGGTGCGCGGGATGCCGACCTATGGAGCGAGACCTTCCACCACCTGGCGGCCCGCGCCATCATCCGCGACTTCGAGCAGCTGGCGGAGCGCGAGGGCGAGATCGAGCAGG GGTCCAACCGCCGCTACCAAGTGAGCGCCTTGCACACCAGCAAGGCCTGCAACATCATTAGCAAATACACAGCCTTCGTGCCTGTGGACGTGAGCAAGAGCCGGTACCTGCCCACCGTGGTGGAGTACCCCAACTCTG GAGCTGCCCCGCGTATGCTCAGCTCTCGGGCCCTGGCCCAACAGTGGAGGGGCACCTCTTCTGGCTTTGGACGGCCGCAGACCATGCTTGGAGAAGATTCGGCACCAGGAAATG ACATGGAGGCAAGTCCCACTGCTCTCTTCAGCGAGCCCATGTTCCCCAGCCGCGAGAAGCACGGTGCTTCTGAAG GTCCCCTGCGCAGCCCGGCCACAAATACTCTTTCTTCCATGAAGGCCTCAGAGAATCTCTTTGGATCCAG GCTAAATCTCAACAAGTCCAGGCTACTGACGCGAGCAGCCAAGGGCTTCCTGAGCAAGCCACTGATCAAAGCTATGGAGTCGACCTCTGGGAACCAGAACTTCGACTACGTACCACTG GTGTCTCTGCAGCTGGCCTCCGGAGCCTTCCTGCTCAACCAAGCCTTCTGTGAGGCCACGCACATCCCCATGGAGAAGCTCAAGTGGACGTCCCCCTTCACCTGCCACCGAGTGTCCCTCACCACCCGCCCGTCTGAGTCCAAGACCCCGAGTCCCCAGCTGTGCACCAGCTCCCCGCCTAGGCACCCCTCCTGTGACAGCTTCTCCCTGGAGCCTCTGGCCAAGGGCAAGCTGGGCCTGGAGCCGAGGGCAGTGGTGGAGCACACTGGGAAGCTGTGGGCCACGGTGGTGGGGCTGGCATGGCTGGAGCACAGTTCGGCCTCCTACTTCACTGAGTGGGAGTTGGTGGCTGCCAAGGCCAACTCATGGCTGGAGCAGCAGGAAGTGCCCGAGGGCCGCACGCAGGGCACACTCAAGGCCGCTGCCCGCCAGCTGTTTGTGCTTCTGCGGCACTGGGATGAGAATCTCGAGTTCAATATGCTCTGCTATAACCCGAATTATGTGTAG
- the VWA5B1 gene encoding von Willebrand factor A domain-containing protein 5B1 isoform X2 produces MPPTFDPQQSQVTLDEDLERILFVANLGTIAPMENVAIFISTSSELPTLPSGAVRVLLPAVCAPTVPQFCTKSTGTSNQQAQGKDRPFSSKDSAWNKLCLATLLNTDVSNPMEYEFNFQLEIRGPCLLAGVESPTHEIRADAAPSASSAKSIIITLANKHTFDRPVEILIHPSEPHMPHVLIEKGDMTLGEFDQHLKGRTDFIKGMKKNGSAERKTEIIRKRLHKDIPHHSVIMLNFCPDLQSVQPCLRKAHGEFIFLIDRSSSMSGISMHRVKDAMLVALKSLMPACLFNIIGFGSTFKSLFPSSQTYSEESLAMACDDIQRMKADMGGTNILSPLKWVIRQPVHRGHPRLLFLITDGAVNNTGKVLELVRNHAFSTRCYSFGIGPNVCHRLVKGLASVSKGSAEFLMEGERLQPKMVKSLKKAMAPVLSDVTVEWIFPETTEVLVSPISASSLFPGERLVGYGIVCDASLHISNPRSDKRRRYSMLHSQESGSSVFYHSQDEGPGPEGGDCAKNSGAPFILGPAKNARLVSGESTTKHDLNLSQRRRAYSTNQITNHKPLPRTTTASDPMPAAKRYPLRKARLQDLTNQTSLDAQRWQIDLQPLLNSGQDLNQGPKHRGPGARRPSLLPQVCQPFLPWGQETQAWSPVRERTSDSRSPGDLEPSHHPSAFETETSSYWEPSAESQERTSPSRPATPGPVLGKALVKGLHDSQRLQWEVSFELGPPGPKRGGARDADLWSETFHHLAARAIIRDFEQLAEREGEIEQGSNRRYQVSALHTSKACNIISKYTAFVPVDVSKSRYLPTVVEYPNSGAAPRMLSSRALAQQWRGTSSGFGRPQTMLGEDSAPGNDMEASPTALFSEPMFPSREKHGASEGPLRSPATNTLSSMKASENLFGSRLNLNKSRLLTRAAKGFLSKPLIKAMESTSGNQNFDYVPLVSLQLASGAFLLNQAFCEATHIPMEKLKWTSPFTCHRVSLTTRPSESKTPSPQLCTSSPPRHPSCDSFSLEPLAKGKLGLEPRAVVEHTGKLWATVVGLAWLEHSSASYFTEWELVAAKANSWLEQQEVPEGRTQGTLKAAARQLFVLLRHWDENLEFNMLCYNPNYV; encoded by the exons GTGACCTTGGACGAGGATTTGGAGCGGATCCTGTTCGTGGCCAACCTGGGGACCATTGCCCCCATGGAGAATGTCGCCATCTTCATCAGCACCTCCTCGGAGCTCCCGACGCTGCCCAGCGGGGCTGTGAGGGTCCTTCTGCCGGCTGTCTGTGCCCCAACTGTGCCCCAGTTCTGCACCAAGAGCACTGGCACCTCCAACCAACAGGCCCAGGG CAAAGACAGGCCCTTTTCCAGCAAAGACAGTGCCTGGAATAAGTTGTGCCTGGCAACTCTCCTGAACACCGACGTGTCCAACCCCATGGAGTATGAGTTCAACTTCCAGCTGGAGATCCGTGGGCCATGTCTGCTCGCAG GGGTAGAGAGTCCCACACATGAGATTCGTGCCGACGCCGCCCCATCTGCCAGCTCAGCCAAAAGCATCATCATCACCTTGGCCAACAAGCACACCTTTGACCGGCCTGTGGAGATCCTCATCCACCCCAGCG AGCCCCATATGCCCCATGTCCTGATAGAGAAAGGGGACATGACGCTGGGAGAGTTTGACCAGCACTTGAAGGGAAGAACAGATTTCATTAAAGGGATGAAGAAGAACGGCAGTGCAGAGCGGAAG ACAGAAATCATTCGAAAACGCCTCCACAAAGACATTCCCCACCACTCCGTCATCATGCTCAACTTCTGTCCCGACCTCCAGTCAGTCCAGCCGTGCCTGAGAAAGGCCCACGGGGAGTTCATCTTCCTCATTGACAGGAGCAGCAGCATGAGCGGGATCAGCATGCACCGAGTCAAG GATGCCATGTTGGTGGCCCTTAAGAGCCTCATGCCAGCCTGCCTCTTCAATATCATTGGGTTTGGATCCACATTTAAGAGCCTTTTTCCTTCCAGCCAGACCTACAGTGAG GAGAGCTTGGCCATGGCTTGTGATGACATCCAGAGAATGAAGGCCGACATGGGTGGGACCAACATCCTTTCCCCTCTCAAGTGGGTCATCAGGCAGCCAGTGCACCGAGGCCACCCGCGGCTCCTCTTCCTGATCACAGATGGCGCTGTCAACAACACGGGGAAGGTGCTGGAGCTGGTGCGAAATCACGCCTTCTCCACCAG gtGCTATAGCTTTGGAATTGGACCCAACGTCTGCCACAGACTGGTGAAAGGGCTGGCATCTGTGTCCAAGGGCAGTGCTGAGTTCCTGATGGAGGGGGAGCGGCTGCAACCCAAG ATGGTCAAATCCTTGAAGAAGGCTATGGCCCCAGTCCTGAGCGATGTGACTGTGGAGTGGATCTTCCCTGAGACCACTGAGGTCCTGGTCTCACCCATCAGTGCCAGCTCCCTCTTTCCTGGAGAACGGCTGGTAGGGTATGGCATTGTATGTGATGCTTCTTTGCACATCTCCAATCCCAGATCT GACAAGAGGCGCCGGTACAGCATGCTGCACTCTCAGGAGTCTGGCAGCTCTGTCTTCTACCACTCTCAGGACGAGGGACCCGGACCGGAAGGTGGAGACTGTGCCAAGAACTCGGGGGCACCCTTCATCCTAGGGCCGGCCAAAAATGCCCGGCTAGTCAGCGGAGAATCCACCACCAAGCACG ATCTGAACCTCTCTCAGCGACGGAGGGCATACAGCACCAACCAGATCACCAATCACAAGCCCCTCCCAAGAACCACCACAGCAAGTGACCCCATGCCAGCTGCCAAGAGATACCCACTGCGGAAAGCCAGGCTGCAGGACCTCACTAACCAGACCAGTCTGGATGCCCAGCGGTGGCAGATTGATTTGCAG CCCTTGCTGAACAGTGGTCAGGACCTGAACCAGGGCCCCAAACACCGTGGCCCAGGGGCCCGAAGGCCCTCTCTGCTGCCCCAAGTCTGCCAGCCCTTCCTGCCCTGGGGCCAGGAGACCCAGGCCTGGAGCCCTGTGAGAGAGCGGACTTCTGACAGCCGAAGCCCCGGAGATCTGG AGCCGTCCCACCACCCCTCTGCCTTCGAGACAGAGACGTCCTCGTACTGGGAGCCCTCAGCCGAGTCCCAGGAGCGAACCAGTCCCAGCAGGCCCGCCACCCCGGGCCCGGTGCTGGGCAAGGCCCTGGTCAAAGGCCTGCACGACAGCCAACGCCTGCAGTGGGAGGTGAGCTTCGAGCTGGGGCCCCCTGGACCGAAGCGGGGCGGTGCGCGGGATGCCGACCTATGGAGCGAGACCTTCCACCACCTGGCGGCCCGCGCCATCATCCGCGACTTCGAGCAGCTGGCGGAGCGCGAGGGCGAGATCGAGCAGG GGTCCAACCGCCGCTACCAAGTGAGCGCCTTGCACACCAGCAAGGCCTGCAACATCATTAGCAAATACACAGCCTTCGTGCCTGTGGACGTGAGCAAGAGCCGGTACCTGCCCACCGTGGTGGAGTACCCCAACTCTG GAGCTGCCCCGCGTATGCTCAGCTCTCGGGCCCTGGCCCAACAGTGGAGGGGCACCTCTTCTGGCTTTGGACGGCCGCAGACCATGCTTGGAGAAGATTCGGCACCAGGAAATG ACATGGAGGCAAGTCCCACTGCTCTCTTCAGCGAGCCCATGTTCCCCAGCCGCGAGAAGCACGGTGCTTCTGAAG GTCCCCTGCGCAGCCCGGCCACAAATACTCTTTCTTCCATGAAGGCCTCAGAGAATCTCTTTGGATCCAG GCTAAATCTCAACAAGTCCAGGCTACTGACGCGAGCAGCCAAGGGCTTCCTGAGCAAGCCACTGATCAAAGCTATGGAGTCGACCTCTGGGAACCAGAACTTCGACTACGTACCACTG GTGTCTCTGCAGCTGGCCTCCGGAGCCTTCCTGCTCAACCAAGCCTTCTGTGAGGCCACGCACATCCCCATGGAGAAGCTCAAGTGGACGTCCCCCTTCACCTGCCACCGAGTGTCCCTCACCACCCGCCCGTCTGAGTCCAAGACCCCGAGTCCCCAGCTGTGCACCAGCTCCCCGCCTAGGCACCCCTCCTGTGACAGCTTCTCCCTGGAGCCTCTGGCCAAGGGCAAGCTGGGCCTGGAGCCGAGGGCAGTGGTGGAGCACACTGGGAAGCTGTGGGCCACGGTGGTGGGGCTGGCATGGCTGGAGCACAGTTCGGCCTCCTACTTCACTGAGTGGGAGTTGGTGGCTGCCAAGGCCAACTCATGGCTGGAGCAGCAGGAAGTGCCCGAGGGCCGCACGCAGGGCACACTCAAGGCCGCTGCCCGCCAGCTGTTTGTGCTTCTGCGGCACTGGGATGAGAATCTCGAGTTCAATATGCTCTGCTATAACCCGAATTATGTGTAG